The segment CCGGATTACCATTGCTTCGATGGCAACCGAGATGAGCGCTCTCATTTTCCTCCTTCCTCCCGGCGAAGAAGTTCTCTCCTACTGCTCAGCCCGCTCAGGGAAAAAATGCATTCCGGTGCTTGCCGACGAAGATGCACATTATGATGAGGTATATACTGTTGAGGCCTCATCCTTTACAGAAAGAATCTCTCTGCCCGGTAATCCGGAGAATACGGTGCCGGTGGCCGAAGTTGCCGGCAAAAAGATTGATTCAGGTTTTATCGGAAGCTGTACCAACGGACGGATGGAAGACATGCGCACAGCGGCAGCCATCCTGAAAGGCAGAAAAGTTGCCCCCGGTGTTGTACTGAAGGTAGTACCTGCCACCTCAGCCATCTGGAGGCAATGTTTGGATGAAGGGATTCTCCGCATTTTTCAGGAAGCGGGGGCACTGGTTTCCAATCCGGGCTGTGCCGGATGTGCGGCAGGACAGGTGGGGCAAAACGGACCGGGCGAAGTAACCCTCAGTACGGGTAACAGAAACTTCCCGGGAAAACAGGGCAAAGGAGAAGTTTACCTCGCCTCTCCCGCTATTGTAGCTGCTTCGGCAGTGGCCGGCTACATAACTTTCCCCCACCAGATCCCAAGCCAGCCGGCTGTATTTAAAACCCTTCCCCCGGAAAAAAAGGAAAAAAGACCGGAACCGGACAAGAAACAGGAAAAAGAAAAATCCATGGTTGCTGAAGGAAAAATATGGCGTATCGACAAGGACAATATTGATACCGACATGATTTTTCACAACCGGCACCTGACCATTACAAACCGCGAGGAAATGGGCAAATATGCCTTTGGCAACCTGGCGGGATTCGAAGACTTCGCAAAAAATGCCCGGCCCGGAGACATCATTGTTACCGGAAAGAATTTCGGCGCCGGAAGCTCACGGCAACAGGCTGTTGACTGTTTTATTGCACTGGGCATTCAGTGCATTGTTGCCGAATCCTTTGCTCCCATCTATGAGCGGAATGCCATTAATGCCGGGTTCCCGATCGTCAGCTGCCCCGGTATACAGGAAACCGAGCTGAAAACAGGCGACAGAATACGCGTCAACTTTGCTACAGGGGAAATAACCAACCTTGAAAACAATAAGAAAATTTTTGGTACAAAATTTTCAGAAGTGCAAAGGGATATCTATTTTAGAGGCGGAATATTACAGGAGAAACCATGAAACTGACCATCCCGGAAGGATACCAGCCACTTCTGAACCTCAAACAAACCGAAAAAGCCATCAAGCTGGTAAAGGATTTTTTTGAAACGGCTCTTTCGTCAGAACTGCAGTTGCGCCGGGTAACGGCTCCGATTATCGTAATGAAAGGCACAGGGATTAATGATGATCTGAACGGAGTAGAAAGGCCGGTAAGTTTTCCCATTCGCTCCATGAACGACAGGGTAGCCGAAGTGGTTCATTCCCTGGCTAAATGGAAGCGTATGGCCCTGGCGGACTATCAGATTGAAGAGAACTTCGGAATTTACACCGACATGAATGCCCTCAGGCCTGATGAAGACCTGGATAACCTGCATTCCATCTATGTTGACCAGTGGGACTGGGAACGTGTTATGAACCATAACCAGCGCAACCTTGATTTTCTCAAGTACATTGTAAGAAAAATCTATGCCGTACTCAAACGTACCGAGTTCGTAGTGTTCGAAAACTACCCCCATATACGGCCCATTCTGCCGGAGGAAATCACTTTCGTTCATTCCGAGGAGTTGCTCGACAAGTATCCTTCCCTCACACCGAAGGAAAGAGAATACAAGGCCGCCAGGGAATATGGCGCCGTGTTCATTATCGGCATCGGCCATCCCCTGAAAAACGGCGAGCGACATGACGGTCGCGCGCCTGACTATGATGACTGGAGCACAGAAACTGCCAACGGATTCAGGGGCCTGAACGGCGACATTATTGTATGGAATCCGGTTCTGAACGATGCCTTTGAAATTTCCTCCATGGGTATCCGTGTCAATCCCGAAGCCATGCTGTACCAGCTGAAAATGAAT is part of the Bacteroidales bacterium genome and harbors:
- a CDS encoding 3-isopropylmalate dehydratase large subunit; this translates as MGLTVVEKILAAHAGKEKVQPGDIVEIAIDTRVARDFGGANVVQHLRENHLAIADPARTIFTFDCNPTGSDQKYAANQHLCRLFARENGIQLYDINAGIGTHILIDEGLVLPGFTAVSTDSHANILGAIGAFGQGMGDMDIAAIWAHGKTWFRVPRSVKIDIRGEWKKEITAKDIVLNLLDRFGANTLLGASVELTGEAIEKLSLDARITIASMATEMSALIFLLPPGEEVLSYCSARSGKKCIPVLADEDAHYDEVYTVEASSFTERISLPGNPENTVPVAEVAGKKIDSGFIGSCTNGRMEDMRTAAAILKGRKVAPGVVLKVVPATSAIWRQCLDEGILRIFQEAGALVSNPGCAGCAAGQVGQNGPGEVTLSTGNRNFPGKQGKGEVYLASPAIVAASAVAGYITFPHQIPSQPAVFKTLPPEKKEKRPEPDKKQEKEKSMVAEGKIWRIDKDNIDTDMIFHNRHLTITNREEMGKYAFGNLAGFEDFAKNARPGDIIVTGKNFGAGSSRQQAVDCFIALGIQCIVAESFAPIYERNAINAGFPIVSCPGIQETELKTGDRIRVNFATGEITNLENNKKIFGTKFSEVQRDIYFRGGILQEKP
- a CDS encoding aspartate--ammonia ligase, which gives rise to MKLTIPEGYQPLLNLKQTEKAIKLVKDFFETALSSELQLRRVTAPIIVMKGTGINDDLNGVERPVSFPIRSMNDRVAEVVHSLAKWKRMALADYQIEENFGIYTDMNALRPDEDLDNLHSIYVDQWDWERVMNHNQRNLDFLKYIVRKIYAVLKRTEFVVFENYPHIRPILPEEITFVHSEELLDKYPSLTPKEREYKAAREYGAVFIIGIGHPLKNGERHDGRAPDYDDWSTETANGFRGLNGDIIVWNPVLNDAFEISSMGIRVNPEAMLYQLKMNNCEERKELYWHKRLLNGELPQSIGGGIGQSRICMYFLRKAHIGEVQASIWPEEMITMCRKNNIFLM